CCCGGCGTAGCCGAAGACCGGGTGATTTTATATCTCCACGGAGGAGGTTATGTGATTGGTTCTCCCAAAACCCACCGAACACTTACTGCCAAACTTTCCGAGACGGCCGGAGCACGTGTCCTCGCGATTGATTATCGTCTGGCACCGGAGCATCCCTTTCCGGCAGCTGTAGAAGACGCCCTCACGGCATGGCAATGGCTATTGGGTCAGGGGCTTTCGTCCCGCTCTATGGGTATAAGCGGCGATTCTGCCGGTGGGGGGCTAACCATGGCCCTTTTGCTGGAGGCACGGGATAAAGGAGTAAGCCTTCCTGCAGCGGCAGCACCTATCAGCCCGTGGGTGGATTTAACCGGTGAGGCTGCCAGCATAGAAACCCGAGCAGATGCCGACCCCATGATCTCACGTGAACCCCTACTGGAGATGGCAGCCCATTACACAGGCGCAAGCGGCGATGCGCGGCATCCTCTGGTCTCGCCCATATTTGCTGACCTTACCGGCCTACCTCCCCTGCTTATTCATGTGGGTGATGCGGAAGTGCTGCTAGACGACAGCCTGACACTTCACGATAATGCACTAAAGGCAAATGTTCCCTCACGCCTAAAGGTATGGGATGAGATGATTCATGTCTTTCAGGTCTTCCACTCTATATTGCCGGAAGGCGTTGACTCTCTCAATGAAATAGGACAGTTCTTCTGCACTGAATGGG
The sequence above is a segment of the Parvularculales bacterium genome. Coding sequences within it:
- a CDS encoding alpha/beta hydrolase; amino-acid sequence: MKPIEQVLAFLAENQPTNPNETPQERRAGMEEALGAFPVPDGVSITPVDADGVSAEWVAAPGVAEDRVILYLHGGGYVIGSPKTHRTLTAKLSETAGARVLAIDYRLAPEHPFPAAVEDALTAWQWLLGQGLSSRSMGISGDSAGGGLTMALLLEARDKGVSLPAAAAPISPWVDLTGEAASIETRADADPMISREPLLEMAAHYTGASGDARHPLVSPIFADLTGLPPLLIHVGDAEVLLDDSLTLHDNALKANVPSRLKVWDEMIHVFQVFHSILPEGVDSLNEIGQFFCTEWGKAKARNAA